In a single window of the Necator americanus strain Aroian chromosome X, whole genome shotgun sequence genome:
- a CDS encoding hypothetical protein (NECATOR_CHRX.G22162.T1), producing MYKVLERIILDRLIKHREETTRDEQAGFRPGRSTIDQVFIVRKVIEIWQRYSKPMQLAFLDFEAAFDSPHRGRVLNALRADGVPEKFVRLLDDMNQLTTAAVRAPAGCTTLFEVVTGVRQGAVAGPFLFHFAIDDVMRRTVNQCPADIVLAPSGCPLTDLEYADDVVIFAESSTKLQHVVNFVSKLAAAYGLRLRHDKCKQMWISSRPRTGIRVDGQPIEFVDEFCYLGCTLKNNGSYERDVQQRCAKATSAFNSLTKCLWSTPITNEVKLRVYLSAIRPIMMHGSETWAAPSTVMEKLDCTERKLLRRLLGYFWPRVRHNEDLYAEIDVVYRRMIRGRYQHLAPPSEAAKVNRLRFFGHILRRPAHRLVQRVLKSSSGSSWKKPPGRKRKFWAELVKEDLRTLGVDRQFVTGET from the coding sequence atgtacaaggtactggagcgcattatcctagaccgactcattaaacatcgcgaagaaacaacgcgcgacgagcaagctggctttcgtcctggccgatctacgattgaccaggtgttcatcgtcaggaaagtgatcgaaatctggcagcggtattcgaagccaatgcaactagcgtttctggactttgaagccgcgttcgactctcctcaccgaggccgtgtTCTCAACGctcttcgcgccgatggagtaccagaaaagttcgttcgcttgcttgatgacatgaatcaactaacaactgctgcagttcgagcaccagccggatgtacaacactgtttgaagtggtaactggagtaagacaaggggcggtggcaggacccttcctgttccatttcgccatcgacgacgttatgcgaagaacagtcaaccagtgtcctgccgacattgtcttagcaccatcagggtgccccttgactgacctcgagtatgccgacgatgttgttatattcgcggaaagcagtacgaaacttcaacatgttgtcaactttgtatcgaagttggctgcagcctacggactacgcctacgccatgataaatgcaagcagatgtggatctcttcgagacctcgaacgggaatcagggtggacggacaaccgatagaattcgtcgatgagttctgttacctaggctgtacgctgaagaacaacggcagctacgagagagatgttcagcaaagatgcgctaaggccacttctgcatttaactccttaacgaaatgcctgtggtcgacccccattaccaacgaagtcaagctgcgagtctacctatccgcaattcgccccatcatgatgcacggatcggagacttgggcagcaccatcaacggttatggagaagcttgactgcacggaacgaaagctgcttagacggctacttggctacttctGGCCTAGGGTacgccacaatgaagatctttacgcagaaattgacgtggtttaccggcggatgatacgtggaagatatcaacatcttgcaccgccttcggaagcggctaaagtaaatcgtcttcgcttctttggtcatatattaaggagaccggcacatcgccttgtccaacgagttctgaagagttcgtcgggttcgagctggaagaagccacctggccgaaaacggaagttctgggcTGAGTtggtaaaagaggacctgaggacacttggtgtggataggcagttcgtAACAGGCGaaacgtaa
- a CDS encoding hypothetical protein (NECATOR_CHRX.G22163.T2) produces MWSVFYGDDETEGDGIILSEGGRWYQNRELALRIFKAFNLSGDELEARVRIHVDYLEHYIDAEIGTNKKNEIFSVSCGIAYCVGNIIQDLVLGKSHPYGDPEFDYLRRLIDSTLHDRVALHLNEKLKAEKMEWRPFPNPEPQYGGE; encoded by the exons ATGTGGAGCGTATTCTATGGAGATGATGAAACAGAAGGTGACGGTATTATTTTATCTGAAGGTGGACGGTGGTACCAGAATCGAGAGCTGGCACTGAGGATCTTTAA AGCATTCAACTTGAGCGGCGATGAACTAGAGGCTAGAGTAAGAATTCATGTCGACTACCTGGAGCACTATATTGATGCAGAGATAGGAACAAATAAG aaaaacgaaatcttCTCCGTGTCATGTG GAATTGCTTACTGTGTTGGAAATATTATTCAAGATCTTGTACTTGGGAAATCGCATCCATACGGAGATCCTGAATTCGATTATCTGAGACGTCTAATCGACTCTACCTTACATGAC AGGGTTGCACTTCACCTGAACGAGAAGCTGAAGGCTGAGAAAATGGAATGGCGACCGTTTCCCAACCCAGAGCCTCAATATGGCGGGGAGTAG
- a CDS encoding hypothetical protein (NECATOR_CHRX.G22163.T1), whose protein sequence is MWSVFYGDDETEGDGIILSEGGRWYQNRELALRIFKAFNLSGDELEARVRIHVDYLEHYIDAEIGTNKCAIMDLHIGIAYCVGNIIQDLVLGKSHPYGDPEFDYLRRLIDSTLHDKLPKMNNAQELS, encoded by the exons ATGTGGAGCGTATTCTATGGAGATGATGAAACAGAAGGTGACGGTATTATTTTATCTGAAGGTGGACGGTGGTACCAGAATCGAGAGCTGGCACTGAGGATCTTTAA AGCATTCAACTTGAGCGGCGATGAACTAGAGGCTAGAGTAAGAATTCATGTCGACTACCTGGAGCACTATATTGATGCAGAGATAGGAACAAATAAG TGTGCAATTATGGACCTTCACATAGGAATTGCTTACTGTGTTGGAAATATTATTCAAGATCTTGTACTTGGGAAATCGCATCCATACGGAGATCCTGAATTCGATTATCTGAGACGTCTAATCGACTCTACCTTACATGAC AAGCTTCCTAAGATGAATAACGCACAAGAACTGTCATGA